A region of Chitinophaga horti DNA encodes the following proteins:
- the paaC gene encoding 1,2-phenylacetyl-CoA epoxidase subunit PaaC, which yields MQTAITYLLTKMADDALILGHRNSEWTGLGPVMEEDIAFSSMAQDKIGHALGLYSILHEQYGAPNPDQYAFIRTEDEFRCCHLVELPIGEYDFSLMRHFLFDHADALRYDFMEQSSLEVLRPLSKKLKGEIKYHTLHANAWLTQLCRAGEESYTRMQAALDTCFPLALGMFEAHSQFDAELVAAGVYPGEDKLQEAWLERLYPLLVKCSLNMPAPETVTPAYGGRYGFHTPHLAQLLDEMGAVIRLDPSAAW from the coding sequence ATGCAAACAGCAATTACTTACCTGCTTACAAAAATGGCGGATGATGCCCTGATCCTTGGACACCGCAATTCCGAATGGACCGGCCTGGGCCCGGTGATGGAAGAGGACATTGCTTTTTCCTCCATGGCGCAGGATAAGATTGGCCACGCGTTGGGGTTATACAGCATTCTGCACGAGCAGTACGGCGCGCCTAATCCCGACCAATACGCATTTATAAGAACAGAAGATGAGTTTCGCTGTTGTCACCTGGTGGAGTTGCCCATTGGCGAATATGATTTCAGCCTGATGCGGCACTTCCTGTTCGATCATGCAGACGCGTTGCGGTACGACTTCATGGAGCAAAGCAGCCTGGAAGTGCTTCGTCCCCTCAGCAAAAAACTGAAGGGCGAGATAAAATACCACACGCTGCACGCCAATGCCTGGCTTACGCAGCTTTGTCGCGCCGGTGAAGAAAGCTACACCCGCATGCAGGCCGCGCTGGATACCTGCTTTCCACTGGCATTAGGCATGTTCGAAGCGCATTCCCAGTTCGATGCCGAGCTGGTGGCCGCCGGTGTTTATCCGGGAGAAGACAAATTGCAGGAAGCATGGCTGGAAAGGCTGTACCCGTTGCTGGTCAAATGTTCGCTTAATATGCCGGCTCCCGAAACGGTAACGCCGGCTTATGGCGGGCGGTACGGCTTCCATACACCGCATCTCGCACAGCTGCTCGACGAGATGGGTGCGGTGATTCGGTTAGATCCATCTGCCGCCTGGTAA
- the paaA gene encoding 1,2-phenylacetyl-CoA epoxidase subunit PaaA gives MYGGGYIFDEPNRRQQHDEQLHDDPEKLQQFEARITAGAKIEPGDWMPTEYRRQLTRLIEQHAHSEIMGALPEGTWITRAPGFKRKLALIAKVQDEVGHGQLLYNAAETLGKRREAMINDLLSGKSKYSNVFNYPAETWADVTVIGFLIDAAAIVNQVANAKGSYGPYCRALERICYEESFHLKQGHDAFIELATGTAMQRDMVQQALNRWWQPIMHFFGPPDKNSVHSEKLMQWKVKMASNDEMRNQFLDAYVPKIWELGLTLPDEQLRKDEAGRWQYADPDWDLFFKVINGGGPCNAERVKVRKWAEESGRWVRTALMHSTHARALPVA, from the coding sequence ATGTACGGAGGCGGATACATATTTGACGAACCGAACAGGCGGCAGCAGCATGACGAGCAGCTGCACGACGATCCCGAAAAATTACAGCAATTCGAAGCAAGAATTACAGCGGGCGCCAAGATCGAACCCGGCGACTGGATGCCTACGGAGTATCGCAGGCAACTTACCCGGTTAATCGAGCAACACGCGCATTCCGAAATCATGGGTGCGCTGCCCGAAGGCACGTGGATTACCCGCGCTCCGGGTTTTAAGCGCAAACTGGCCCTCATCGCGAAAGTGCAGGATGAAGTTGGCCACGGCCAGCTGCTTTATAACGCTGCCGAAACATTGGGCAAACGCCGCGAGGCGATGATCAATGACCTGCTGAGCGGCAAATCGAAATACTCGAACGTTTTTAATTACCCGGCCGAAACCTGGGCAGATGTAACCGTTATTGGTTTTTTGATTGATGCGGCAGCGATCGTAAACCAGGTGGCGAATGCGAAAGGTTCTTACGGGCCTTACTGCAGGGCGTTAGAGCGTATTTGTTACGAAGAAAGTTTTCATCTGAAACAAGGCCACGACGCATTTATAGAACTGGCTACCGGTACAGCGATGCAACGCGACATGGTGCAACAGGCGCTGAACCGGTGGTGGCAGCCGATCATGCACTTTTTTGGCCCGCCGGATAAAAACTCCGTCCATAGCGAAAAGCTCATGCAATGGAAAGTGAAAATGGCCAGCAACGACGAGATGCGCAACCAGTTCCTGGATGCGTATGTGCCGAAGATCTGGGAGCTCGGGTTAACGTTGCCGGACGAGCAGCTGCGCAAAGATGAAGCAGGCCGCTGGCAATACGCCGACCCGGACTGGGACTTGTTTTTTAAAGTAATCAACGGTGGCGGTCCTTGCAACGCCGAACGCGTAAAGGTGCGTAAGTGGGCAGAAGAAAGCGGCCGATGGGTACGTACCGCATTGATGCACAGTACGCATGCCCGGGCGCTGCCGGTGGCGTAG
- a CDS encoding S41 family peptidase, producing MFKYKMKPAKLLIMLCTPVLLASSCKKKDDIGSENNTYVNDWIYESMNHWYYWNTSMPASPNRSTGTESFFNSLLRKPDDRFSWIQRDYRELLNELSGVSKEAGYDFSLFLYGDNKLGGQVLYVKKGSPAEAAGLKRGDNFFKVNGAAVTYTSQASANNLVDQLYKDHTLSIGTYNAATRDFDLKKTIPLTVKEFAEHPVYLDTVYNIGGKRTGYFVYNFFSPGPTETSTVYDDAVDAAFARFKAAGITNLVLDFRYNPGGNEISTINLASLIVKGATTNDEFFHREYNANVLEEIRKDGEEALLSRKFIQKNAGIGANLEKLVIITSGHTASASELIINGLRPYMNVTLIGDTTYGKNVGSTTLYREGDRRNTWGLQPIITKAFNKNNQSDYTNGFAPDVVLQEGVDLKPLGDINDPLLAAALGKITNGRVAAPKSTKATFESTPVASSLDRKAFSFQLIEPRATLPSVFKR from the coding sequence TTGTTTAAGTACAAAATGAAGCCTGCCAAACTCCTTATAATGCTCTGCACGCCGGTGTTACTCGCCTCTTCCTGCAAAAAGAAAGACGATATCGGCAGCGAGAATAACACTTACGTAAACGACTGGATTTACGAAAGCATGAATCATTGGTACTACTGGAACACCAGCATGCCTGCCAGTCCGAACAGGTCCACCGGCACAGAATCCTTCTTCAACAGCCTGCTCAGGAAACCTGACGATCGCTTCTCGTGGATTCAGCGTGACTACCGGGAATTGCTGAATGAGCTGTCTGGCGTTAGTAAAGAGGCTGGCTATGATTTTTCGCTTTTCCTGTATGGCGATAACAAATTGGGCGGACAGGTGCTCTACGTAAAGAAGGGCTCGCCCGCCGAGGCCGCCGGTTTGAAGCGCGGCGACAACTTCTTCAAGGTGAACGGAGCAGCGGTTACTTATACGTCGCAGGCAAGCGCGAACAACCTGGTAGATCAACTTTATAAGGATCATACGCTTAGCATCGGCACTTACAACGCCGCCACCCGCGATTTCGATCTTAAAAAAACCATCCCGTTAACGGTGAAAGAATTTGCTGAACACCCGGTTTACCTCGACACCGTGTATAACATCGGCGGCAAGCGCACGGGTTACTTTGTATATAATTTCTTCAGTCCCGGCCCAACCGAAACCTCCACGGTTTATGACGACGCCGTGGACGCGGCTTTTGCCCGTTTTAAAGCGGCCGGTATCACTAACCTCGTGTTAGACTTCCGTTACAATCCAGGTGGTAATGAAATATCTACGATTAACCTGGCGAGCCTGATCGTAAAAGGAGCTACTACCAACGACGAGTTCTTTCATCGCGAGTACAATGCTAACGTGTTGGAAGAGATCAGGAAGGATGGGGAAGAGGCATTGTTGTCGCGCAAGTTCATTCAAAAGAATGCGGGCATCGGCGCCAACCTTGAAAAGCTCGTTATCATCACCTCCGGCCATACGGCGTCTGCCAGCGAACTGATAATCAACGGCCTTCGCCCTTATATGAACGTAACGCTGATCGGCGATACGACATACGGTAAAAACGTTGGCTCGACAACGTTATACCGCGAAGGCGACCGGCGTAACACCTGGGGACTGCAGCCGATTATTACCAAAGCGTTCAATAAAAACAACCAGTCCGACTACACCAACGGCTTTGCGCCGGATGTTGTGCTGCAGGAAGGTGTGGACCTGAAGCCGCTGGGTGATATCAATGATCCCTTGCTGGCCGCAGCGTTAGGCAAAATCACCAATGGGCGTGTAGCGGCTCCCAAATCCACGAAAGCGACCTTTGAAAGTACGCCTGTTGCCAGCTCTCTAGATAGAAAAGCGTTCTCTTTTCAGTTGATTGAGCCGAGAGCGACGCTGCCATCCGTATTTAAACGATAA
- a CDS encoding M20/M25/M40 family metallo-hydrolase, with translation MKTLLLLLACSGSLQMMAQKAPNVDSSLLMKDVKTLSDNKFEGRKTGTKGNRLAQFYLLDRFKQAGLQQFNNTYEQPFYFSRNNVKTMGTNLYGYIAGKSEKVIVISAHYDHVGIGRPNEAQDSIYNGADDNASGVAGLLAMAAYFKKNQPQHTLIFAAFDAEEMGLQGAKAFVAKLPVPAERIVLNINMDMISHNNKRELYATGVHHFPELRKYVEAAAAQSAISLKMGHDKPEDGDQDWTKQSDHYEFFQKKIPFLYFGVEDHPDYHKPSDEFANINPSFFYHAVQSVLNVVKEADKN, from the coding sequence ATGAAAACACTTCTCTTACTGCTCGCCTGCTCCGGCTCACTGCAAATGATGGCGCAAAAAGCGCCTAATGTCGATTCATCTTTATTAATGAAAGATGTGAAGACGTTGTCGGATAACAAGTTCGAAGGTCGTAAAACCGGCACTAAAGGAAACCGGCTCGCGCAATTCTACTTGCTTGACAGGTTTAAGCAGGCCGGTCTGCAACAGTTTAACAATACCTACGAGCAGCCATTTTACTTTTCGCGGAACAATGTTAAAACGATGGGCACTAACCTTTACGGCTACATTGCAGGCAAAAGCGAAAAGGTGATCGTGATTTCGGCGCACTACGACCATGTAGGAATAGGTAGACCGAACGAGGCGCAGGACAGTATTTATAACGGGGCGGACGATAATGCATCCGGGGTGGCGGGTTTACTGGCTATGGCGGCATATTTCAAAAAGAATCAACCACAGCACACGCTTATTTTTGCCGCTTTCGACGCAGAGGAGATGGGCCTGCAGGGCGCTAAAGCGTTTGTGGCCAAACTACCGGTGCCGGCAGAACGAATTGTGCTGAATATCAATATGGACATGATCAGCCATAACAATAAACGGGAGCTGTATGCTACAGGCGTTCACCATTTTCCGGAGTTAAGAAAGTATGTGGAAGCCGCCGCCGCACAAAGTGCGATCAGCCTCAAGATGGGCCATGACAAGCCTGAAGATGGCGACCAGGACTGGACGAAACAAAGCGACCACTACGAGTTTTTTCAAAAGAAGATCCCGTTCCTGTACTTCGGCGTGGAAGATCATCCGGACTATCACAAGCCGAGCGACGAGTTTGCAAACATCAACCCATCATTCTTTTACCACGCAGTGCAAAGTGTGCTTAACGTGGTCAAAGAAGCCGACAAAAATTAA
- the feoB gene encoding ferrous iron transport protein B, with protein MQVPINIALVGNPNSGKSSLFNALTGLNQKVSNFPGVTVDKKTGIAKISDQLTGNIIDLPGTYSLYPKSADEFVTYDVLIDQSSKDAPDIILIIADAANLKRNLLFCSQIIDLKKPVIIGLTMMDIARKKGVEIDLQGLERELGVPVVAINPRKNKGIPELKKNIELIAQQKFGVPARDFIDNKSLAPDVLTAVQKECPGASDYAALHIAVNVSDLPFLQVSQKQRITESLHQYKFNKTKMQADEIMQRYARIKHIMNVTVVEKDPLETKLQTEKIDNILLHRFWGYAILLVVMFLLFQSIFWLASYPMDIIEGAVSSLQGWLADVLPDNTIVDLLINGIIAGLGGVVIFVPQIMILFGLITLLEDTGYMARISFLTDRLMRQVGLNGKSVMPLISGVACAVPAIMAARNIENRKERLITIMVTPLMSCSARLPIYSVMIALVIPDVKVLGILNLPGLVMMGLYLLGFFMAIFIAALMKVFIKIKEKSYFIMELPVYRAPRWKNVGTTMVEKAKIFVTDAGKVIMVISIVLWFLMSYGPTKKMNEVSAKYEAKMEQTQDSAQLVALEHELASEKMATSYAGILGHAIEPAVKPLGFDWKIGIALISSFAAREVFVSTMAIIYSVDSDDDSNNAPLREKMAGATWKDGSPVYTLATGMSLMIFYAFAMQCMSTMAVVKRETKSWTYPLVQFVYMTLLAYVCSLVIYNIFA; from the coding sequence ATGCAGGTTCCAATTAACATTGCGCTCGTTGGAAACCCCAACAGCGGTAAGAGTTCTCTTTTTAATGCACTCACAGGATTAAATCAGAAGGTCAGCAACTTCCCGGGTGTAACGGTCGATAAAAAAACCGGTATCGCGAAGATATCTGATCAATTGACAGGCAACATCATTGACCTGCCTGGTACCTATAGCCTTTACCCTAAGAGCGCCGATGAATTTGTAACCTACGATGTGCTGATCGACCAGAGCAGCAAAGACGCGCCTGATATTATCCTCATTATTGCTGATGCCGCTAACCTGAAGCGTAACCTCCTTTTCTGTTCCCAGATCATTGACCTGAAAAAGCCTGTCATTATCGGGCTTACCATGATGGACATTGCCCGTAAAAAGGGCGTGGAGATCGACCTGCAGGGCCTGGAAAGAGAATTAGGTGTGCCGGTGGTCGCCATCAACCCAAGAAAGAATAAGGGAATACCGGAATTAAAGAAGAACATTGAACTGATAGCCCAACAAAAATTTGGCGTGCCAGCGCGCGATTTCATTGATAATAAATCACTTGCACCGGATGTGTTGACTGCGGTGCAAAAGGAATGTCCGGGTGCGAGCGATTACGCCGCCCTGCACATTGCGGTGAATGTGAGCGACCTGCCCTTCCTGCAGGTGTCGCAGAAGCAGCGCATCACCGAAAGCTTACATCAGTATAAGTTTAACAAAACCAAGATGCAGGCCGATGAAATTATGCAGCGTTATGCGCGCATAAAACACATCATGAACGTCACCGTGGTTGAAAAAGATCCGCTGGAAACGAAGCTGCAGACCGAAAAGATCGATAACATCCTCCTACACCGCTTCTGGGGTTATGCGATCCTGTTGGTAGTGATGTTCCTGTTGTTCCAAAGTATTTTCTGGCTGGCCTCCTACCCGATGGATATTATCGAAGGCGCTGTAAGCAGCCTGCAAGGCTGGCTCGCCGACGTGTTGCCGGATAATACGATTGTCGATCTGCTCATTAACGGTATTATCGCCGGTTTAGGTGGCGTGGTAATTTTCGTGCCGCAGATCATGATCCTTTTCGGGTTGATTACGTTGCTCGAAGACACTGGCTACATGGCCCGCATCAGCTTCCTTACTGACCGGCTCATGCGCCAGGTGGGCTTGAATGGTAAATCAGTGATGCCTTTGATCAGCGGCGTCGCCTGTGCGGTACCGGCCATCATGGCGGCCCGTAATATCGAGAACCGGAAAGAGCGGCTGATCACCATTATGGTTACTCCCCTCATGAGCTGCTCTGCCCGACTGCCCATTTATTCAGTCATGATTGCGCTGGTGATCCCCGACGTTAAAGTACTTGGCATTTTGAACCTCCCGGGTTTGGTCATGATGGGCCTTTACCTGCTCGGCTTCTTCATGGCGATCTTCATCGCCGCACTCATGAAGGTGTTCATCAAGATAAAAGAGAAGAGCTACTTCATTATGGAACTGCCCGTTTACCGCGCCCCCCGCTGGAAGAACGTTGGCACCACCATGGTCGAAAAAGCTAAGATATTTGTGACGGATGCCGGTAAAGTAATCATGGTCATCTCCATCGTACTGTGGTTCCTGATGTCTTATGGCCCCACTAAAAAGATGAACGAGGTGAGCGCTAAGTACGAGGCGAAAATGGAACAAACACAGGATTCAGCTCAGCTAGTAGCATTGGAACATGAATTAGCTTCTGAAAAAATGGCGACTTCTTATGCAGGGATACTCGGTCATGCAATAGAGCCCGCGGTAAAACCACTGGGCTTCGACTGGAAAATCGGTATCGCATTAATTTCATCGTTCGCCGCCAGGGAAGTATTTGTAAGTACCATGGCCATTATCTATAGTGTAGATTCCGACGACGACAGCAATAACGCGCCTCTTCGCGAAAAGATGGCCGGCGCCACCTGGAAAGATGGCTCGCCTGTTTATACGCTGGCTACCGGTATGTCACTCATGATCTTTTACGCTTTCGCGATGCAATGTATGAGTACCATGGCAGTGGTGAAACGCGAAACCAAAAGCTGGACGTACCCATTGGTGCAGTTCGTGTACATGACGCTGCTCGCCTACGTTTGCAGCCTGGTTATCTACAACATTTTCGCTTAA